Within Myceligenerans xiligouense, the genomic segment TCCGGTACGCGAACTCGCCCAGGACCTGGTCACCCGCGCCCGCGAGACGGGGCGTGACTACTGCCTGTCCCCCGACGTGCTGCCCCGGCTGCTCCGTTCCTGACCCCGATCGACGCACCGCACCGCATGACGAGACGACGACACCGCCCCGGCCGTCATCCGGCACCACCAAGCCGCAGCGACCACCTGCTCCGGGCGCTGTGGAGCCCCAGATGGGGTCTCGTGACACGCGGGGCGGTCGCCGCTTCGCTCGCGTGGCTCGCCGGTGAGCTGTCACCGGCACCGTTGTCCGACTACGCCTACTACGCGCCGATGGGCGCCGTGGCGGCGACGTCGAGCACGACGATCCGGTCGGCGCGGGAGTCCGCGCACGCCATGGCCGCGGTGCTGCTCGGTGCCGCGACGGCGCTCGGCGTCGATGTCCTCGCGCTGCCCGGCGCGCTTGCCGTAGGGCTCGTGGTCGGGCTGACGCTGCTGTTCGCCGGCTGGCGTGCGCTGGGCGAGATGGGCAGCTGGGCGGTCACCTCCGGCCTCTTCGTGCTCCTCCTGGGCAGTGCGCACGACCTGGAGTACCCGCTGGCGTTCGCGGGACTGCTGTTCGCGGGGGCGTCGATCGGTGTGGTGCTCAACCTGCTCGCACCGCCGCTCCCGCTCGCGCCGTCGGACGTCGCGCTGCGCAGGCTGCGCGGTGCTCTCGTCGACCAGCTCGACGCGCTGGCGTCCCAGCTGGAGTCGGCCGGGCCGCTCGCGGCGGACGAGTGGGAGGAGCGGCGCCGCGCCCTGGTGCCGACGCTCCACCGCGCGCAGGACGCCGTCGCGCATCTGCGGGAGGCGACTCGCGCCAACCGCCGCGTGCGTCGCTTTCACGACCGCACGGTGGCCCAGGTGCGGCACGCGGAACAGCTCAACGGGTCGGCGGACGTCGTGGACGACATCGTGCGCCTCCTGGCCGACTGGGAACGCCAGGATCTCGCGGAGGTCGCGTTCGGGCCGGACCTGCGCCCCGCACTGGCCACGGCGTTGCGGACCTACGCGCGGGCCCTCGAGGCCGCCACGCCGGACGGGCCGGAGGCGTCCGACGACGACGCGGACGCGGCCACCGCCCGGTTCAACGCCGCCGTCGAGAGAC encodes:
- a CDS encoding FUSC family protein, whose translation is MTRGAVAASLAWLAGELSPAPLSDYAYYAPMGAVAATSSTTIRSARESAHAMAAVLLGAATALGVDVLALPGALAVGLVVGLTLLFAGWRALGEMGSWAVTSGLFVLLLGSAHDLEYPLAFAGLLFAGASIGVVLNLLAPPLPLAPSDVALRRLRGALVDQLDALASQLESAGPLAADEWEERRRALVPTLHRAQDAVAHLREATRANRRVRRFHDRTVAQVRHAEQLNGSADVVDDIVRLLADWERQDLAEVAFGPDLRPALATALRTYARALEAATPDGPEASDDDADAATARFNAAVERLGDDIRAAARTPGHDYFAAAALIVVLSRGRDALVRS